One Fundulus heteroclitus isolate FHET01 chromosome 1, MU-UCD_Fhet_4.1, whole genome shotgun sequence genomic window carries:
- the LOC105935863 gene encoding mitochondrial glutamate carrier 1 isoform X1, with protein sequence MRQQPRTMAQQQQISLPAKLINGGIAGMVGVTCVFPIDLAKTRLQNQRNGQQLYKNMMDCLIKTVKSEGYFGMYRGAAVNLTLVTPEKAIKLAANDFFRHQLSNNAGKLTVFKEMLAGCCAGMCQVIITTPMEMLKIQLQDAGRLVAQQRVMPSVVTTLKMGGTSAVLSRSYNTAPKPRVMRMSAIEITRELLRTKGVAGLYRGLGATLMRDIPFSVVYFPLFAHLQQLGQHSSENSSVPFYWSFMSGCLAGSVAAVAVSPCDVVKTRLQSLKKGPNEETYNGVVDCIRKILRKEGPRAFLKGASCRALVIAPLFGIAQVVYCVGVGEFLLGYSPYNIYSA encoded by the exons ATGCGCCAACAACCAAGAACCATGGCCCAGCAACAGCAGATTAG CCTTCCTGCCAAACTAATCAATGGAGGGATTGCAGGCATGGTTGGAGTCACCTGTGTCTTCCCAATAGATCTGGCCAAGACCCGCCTGCAGAACCAGCGCAATGGGCAGCAACTGTACAAGAACAT GATGGATTGCCTTATTAAAACTGTCAAATCTGAAGGGTACTTTGGCATGTACAGAG GTGCTGCTGTAAATCTTACCTTGGTAACCCCAGAGAAGGCCATAAAACTAGCTGCTAATGACTTCTTTCGCCACCAGTTGAGCAACAACGC TGGCAAGCTTACGGTTTTCAAAGAGATGCTGGCGGGATGTTGTGCAGGAATGTGCCAAGTCATCATCACAACGCCAATGGAGATGCTTAAGATACAGCTGCAAGATGCTGGCAGGCTGG TGGCTCAGCAGAGGGTGATGCCCAGCGTTGTGACGACGCTGAAGATGGGGGGGACCAGCGCTGTTCTCAGTCGTTCTTACAACACCGCCCCTAAGCCTCGGGTCATGCGTATGTCTGCCATAGAAATAACCAGAGAGCTGCTGAGGACCAAAGGAGTTGCAGGTTTATACAGGGGTCTTGGGGCCACACTGATGAG GGACATCCCGTTCTCTGTTGTGTACTTCCCTCTGTTTGCCCATTTGCAACAACTTGGTCAACATTCATCAGAAAATTCATCTGTGCCTTTCTATTGGTCCTTTATGTCTGGATGCTTGGCTGGATCCGTTGCCGCTGTAGCCGTCAGCCCTTGTGATG TTGTGAAGACAAGGTTGCAGTCGCTCAAGAAGGGACCCAATGAGGAGACCTACAACGGAGTGGTGGACTGTATCAG aaagaTCCTGAGAAAAGAGGGTCCCAGAGCTTTCCTTAAAGGAGCCAGTTGCCGGGCGTTGGTCATTGCCCCACTCTTTGGCATTGCCCAAGTTGTTTACTGTGTCGGAGTTGGCGAGTTCCTGCTGGGTTATAGCCCCTACAACATCTACTCTGCATAA
- the LOC105935863 gene encoding mitochondrial glutamate carrier 1 isoform X2, producing MMDCLIKTVKSEGYFGMYRGAAVNLTLVTPEKAIKLAANDFFRHQLSNNAGKLTVFKEMLAGCCAGMCQVIITTPMEMLKIQLQDAGRLVAQQRVMPSVVTTLKMGGTSAVLSRSYNTAPKPRVMRMSAIEITRELLRTKGVAGLYRGLGATLMRDIPFSVVYFPLFAHLQQLGQHSSENSSVPFYWSFMSGCLAGSVAAVAVSPCDVVKTRLQSLKKGPNEETYNGVVDCIRKILRKEGPRAFLKGASCRALVIAPLFGIAQVVYCVGVGEFLLGYSPYNIYSA from the exons AT GATGGATTGCCTTATTAAAACTGTCAAATCTGAAGGGTACTTTGGCATGTACAGAG GTGCTGCTGTAAATCTTACCTTGGTAACCCCAGAGAAGGCCATAAAACTAGCTGCTAATGACTTCTTTCGCCACCAGTTGAGCAACAACGC TGGCAAGCTTACGGTTTTCAAAGAGATGCTGGCGGGATGTTGTGCAGGAATGTGCCAAGTCATCATCACAACGCCAATGGAGATGCTTAAGATACAGCTGCAAGATGCTGGCAGGCTGG TGGCTCAGCAGAGGGTGATGCCCAGCGTTGTGACGACGCTGAAGATGGGGGGGACCAGCGCTGTTCTCAGTCGTTCTTACAACACCGCCCCTAAGCCTCGGGTCATGCGTATGTCTGCCATAGAAATAACCAGAGAGCTGCTGAGGACCAAAGGAGTTGCAGGTTTATACAGGGGTCTTGGGGCCACACTGATGAG GGACATCCCGTTCTCTGTTGTGTACTTCCCTCTGTTTGCCCATTTGCAACAACTTGGTCAACATTCATCAGAAAATTCATCTGTGCCTTTCTATTGGTCCTTTATGTCTGGATGCTTGGCTGGATCCGTTGCCGCTGTAGCCGTCAGCCCTTGTGATG TTGTGAAGACAAGGTTGCAGTCGCTCAAGAAGGGACCCAATGAGGAGACCTACAACGGAGTGGTGGACTGTATCAG aaagaTCCTGAGAAAAGAGGGTCCCAGAGCTTTCCTTAAAGGAGCCAGTTGCCGGGCGTTGGTCATTGCCCCACTCTTTGGCATTGCCCAAGTTGTTTACTGTGTCGGAGTTGGCGAGTTCCTGCTGGGTTATAGCCCCTACAACATCTACTCTGCATAA
- the LOC105935864 gene encoding thyrotropin subunit beta isoform X1, with the protein MSVSAFFFCFSMSLFVLRCALLFAFTVGSVYTCMLKNHTIWIETKNCTQCVAINTTICSGYCYTRDTNLKGHFGRAFLIQRSCVPLSLVYRVVVIPGCPQDVSSQLYYPAARCCSCRRCDTRMHHCVQPRPYSYDQCSVKLGAEKQNLKCFGNQTTCS; encoded by the exons ATGTCtgtatctgcattttttttttgttttagcatGTCTCTGTTTGTTCTGAGATGCGCTCTACTTTTCGCATTCACGGTTGGATCCGTGTACACCTGTATGCTAAAGAATCACACCATATGGATCGAGACGAAAAACTGTACCCAGTGCGTGGCCATCAACACAACCATCTGCAGTGGCTACTGCTACACAAGG GATACCAATCTCAAGGGCCACTTCGGCCGGGCTTTCCTGATTCAGCGGAGCTGTGTGCCTCTCTCCCTCGTGTACCGGGTCGTCGTTATTCCCGGCTGTCCTCAGGATGTCAGCTCGCAGTTGTATTACCCAGCGgcccgctgctgcagctgccGGCGCTGCGACACACGCATGCACCACTGCGTCCAACCCAGACCGTACTCTTATGATCAGTGCTCCGTCAAACTTGGCGCGGAGAAACAGAACCTGAAATGCTTTGGAAACCAGACAACGTGTTCGTAG
- the LOC105935864 gene encoding thyrotropin subunit beta isoform X2, with protein MSLFVLRCALLFAFTVGSVYTCMLKNHTIWIETKNCTQCVAINTTICSGYCYTRDTNLKGHFGRAFLIQRSCVPLSLVYRVVVIPGCPQDVSSQLYYPAARCCSCRRCDTRMHHCVQPRPYSYDQCSVKLGAEKQNLKCFGNQTTCS; from the exons atGTCTCTGTTTGTTCTGAGATGCGCTCTACTTTTCGCATTCACGGTTGGATCCGTGTACACCTGTATGCTAAAGAATCACACCATATGGATCGAGACGAAAAACTGTACCCAGTGCGTGGCCATCAACACAACCATCTGCAGTGGCTACTGCTACACAAGG GATACCAATCTCAAGGGCCACTTCGGCCGGGCTTTCCTGATTCAGCGGAGCTGTGTGCCTCTCTCCCTCGTGTACCGGGTCGTCGTTATTCCCGGCTGTCCTCAGGATGTCAGCTCGCAGTTGTATTACCCAGCGgcccgctgctgcagctgccGGCGCTGCGACACACGCATGCACCACTGCGTCCAACCCAGACCGTACTCTTATGATCAGTGCTCCGTCAAACTTGGCGCGGAGAAACAGAACCTGAAATGCTTTGGAAACCAGACAACGTGTTCGTAG